TGGGTGCGGTGGCGGCCTCGATCCGGCGGGCGCGCGCCGGTTTGAAGGACCCGAATCGTCCCATCGGTTCGTTCCTGTTTCTAGGACCGACGGGCGTGGGGAAAACAGAGACCGCCCGCGCACTGGCCGAATTCCTGTTCGACTCCGAGCAGGCCATGGTGCGGCTGGACATGTCCGAGTACATGGAGAAACACACCGTGGCAAGACTCATCGGCGCTCCGCCCGGCTACGTGGGCTACGAGGAGGGAGGCCAACTCACCGAGGCCGTTCGCCGCCGGCCCTACTCCGTGATCCTTCTGGATGAGATTGAGAAGGCGCATGCGGACGTGTTCAATGTCCTTCTTCAAGTGCTGGACGACGGGAGGTTGACCGACGGCCAGGGCCGCACGGTCGATTTCCGGAACGCCGTCGTCATCATGACCTCCAATATCGCCAGCCAGGAGATCGCTGATCTTCACGGTCGGGATCAGGAGTTGCGGAATGCCGTGCAGGTTGCCTTGAAAAACCATTTCCGTCCGGAGTTCCTCAACAGGGTGGATGACGTCGTCACCTATCACGGTCTTGAGCGAAAGGACCTTGAGCGGATCGTCGACATCCAGTTGAGGTCGTTGGGACGGGTGCTCCGACCGAAGGCGATAACAATTGAGTTGACACCCAGTGGGCGCGAACTTATCATGGCCCGAGGCTATGAACCCGCCTACGGAGCACGTCCTTTGAAGCGGGCCATTCAGAAGTGGCTCATGGATCCTTTGGCCGCCGGGCTCATCTCCGGCGAAATCGAGGAGGGATCGGTGGTTCAGGTGGATGCCGATTCCCGACGGGAACGGCTTGTCTTCTCTGCGAAGAAGAAAGGTCGCGGGGGATCTAAACCGGGGGTCGAGGAGTAATCACCATGGTCAGCCCTGAAGCCCTCGGCCGGATTCCCATCTTCAACAACCTCACCCGCGAGCATCTGACCCTGCTCGCCCCGAGCATCAAGGAGCAGGAATTCAAGAAAGGCCGGATCATCGTTCACCAGGATGAAAAGGGATCGATCTTTTTCGTCATGGAGTCCGGCCTGGCGAAAGTCACGATGACCGGCAAGGAGGGGAAGGAGATCACGCTCTCGTACATCAAGCCGGGAGAATTCTTCGGCGAGATGGCCCTCTTGGACGGCCGGCCGCGGTCGGCCAGCGTAGTTGCCGTTGAAGACTCGGTGGTCATGGTTCTCACCCGGGACGAATTCCTGGGCTATGTCCGGCAGAATCCCGAAATCGGGATCAAGATGCTCGAAGTGCTGAGCGAACGGATCCGGTATGCCGACCAGAAGATCGGCCTCCTGACGCTTGCGGACGTGCAGTCAAAATTGGTTCACTACTTCATTCATTTGGCGAGCCGGTTGGGAGTCCCCACCGTGGATGGGATCCTGATCGAGAACCGCCCCACACATGAAGCGATGGCGGCTGAATTGGGAACGACTCGCGAGACCATCACCCGCGTGCTGGGGGATTTGAAGCGGAACGGCTACCTCAAGATCTCCCGCAAGACACTCCTCCTCTCCAACCGCCTCTTCATCAAGAAGTGATCCGCCGCAGGCGCCGTCATCCTGAGCTGGGCGAAGGATCTCAGACTACCCCTGCGGACCGCCCTCCAAGAGTTTCTTCAGGTTTGCCAACCCTTCATCGAAATCCTTCGCGATCATTCTCGGCATGAGAAGCGCGAAATACTTTCCAATCGGATTCTTCCCCACGTCGCCTTCATCCCGCCAAGTCACGGTTGTTCCTTCTCCTCCGGGGGTGAGCGTGAAGGAGCCTTTCATCCGATATTTTCCCTCTGAAATATCGAGGTCATAAACGACCTTCTGGGGCGGAACGGATTCCGTGAGCGTCATCGTTCCTTTTCCCATTTTCGGACTGTCCCACCGGGTGGCGGCGCCGACACCCTCCTCGGGTCCCTCGTAGGACATCGTCATCTGCGGGTCTTTTCCTTCCCAGGGCGACCACGCCTTCCAATTCTTGAAACTGTTGAGGTGGACGAAAATCGCCTCCGGCGGTGCCTTGATGACCGAGCTCCGTTCGACGCTCCACTGAGATGGAAGGAAGAAAGAGACGACGAAAAGGATGGCGACCAGCACGATGATACCCGTTGCGATTCGACGAACGGCATTCATATGGACCTCCCATAAGCTTATTCGAACGGCACTTTGGACCTTTTCCGCAGACCGTCAGTCCGCGATGGGGGCCAATTGCCCGTTTTGGACATTCTTGACACAGCGCGGGAGGGTGTCAACTGAGAATTCGGATAAATTCCCCAACCATTCCGAGATCCTGAAACAAGTTCAGCTGACCTTCTCCCTTTGTTTGGTCCGGTTCGGTGAGCCCATTCGTCCAGCGCCTGGCTGATGAACTCCGGACCGTTGTCGGAAACGATGAAACGGGGTAGAGGTCGGGAGTGGGCGATTTCATCGAGAACGCGGGCGACCCGGTGCCGCCGATCGAGAAATCGACCTCGATCCGGGGGCACTCCCGCGTGAAGTCATCGCCCCGCGTCAGCATCTTGACCCGCTTGTGCGTAGTGAGCACGTCGGCCACGAAGTCCATAGGCTGCCTCAGACGTTTGGCCTCCGACACCGTCATCCCCTTATACTTCTTGCGCCAGGAATAAAAGGACCACCCCAGGTCGGAGTGATGAGCGAAACTCCTAACTCTCTGAAATCACCGTGCCAGGGGACGGAATCGAACCGCCGACGCACGCCTTTTCAGGGCGTCGCTCTACCATCTGAGCTACCCCGGCACCGCAGTAATTCCCGCAACTTAGCCTATTTCTCTCGCTGTGGCCGACTCCGGCACGGAGTAATTGCGGAGTACTTCGCGCACCAGTTATACCTGACCGGGGGGCCTTTTCAAGACCCTTCCGTCACGAATTATCAGTGGCATCAGCCCGGTGTGTATGACTCGAAGTGGCAAATCGATTTGACTTCCCCGTCGCACCAAGCGGTCATTGGCGGCATGAAGCGCGAGGTCGAGAACTCAGAAGCGAAACTGCCGGAGCGGGTTCGATTCGTAGCTTTCACCGACCCCCACGTTTCGGTGGAGTCTGCCCCGAAGATCGTGGTGCCGGCTCGGGAGCGCAAGGACGAATCCCTCGTCTGCGCCGGCGACTTCAGCCAAGAACTCAACAACTGGGATCCCCGCGCCAGGGTACAGGGCAAATTCCGCGACTCAATCTCCACCCAGGGACCCCGGCGAGTCATCCACCATTGCCGAGTGCGATCAGGTGGGGGTGCTCAGCCGCGGGGAACTCGTAAAGAACATGACGGGCGAGGAGTTCCGTCGCCAACTCCCGGATGGCCGGGAAAATCGGCTTTCCATGCCGACCCCGGGCGCGTAGAATACGCGTCCTCCCCATGAACATCATCGTTGCCGGACTGGGCGAGGTGGGATTCCACCTCGTGAGGCGGTTGTACAAGCAGGGGCACAATATCAGCGCGGTGGACGCCGATGAGGAAAAGACCCGCCGCGTAACCGCCGAGATGGACGTTAAGATCGTCCGCGGCCATGCCGCGAGCGCAAAGACGCTCCAACAGGCGGGATGCGCCCAGGCGGATCTTCTCCTCGCGGTCACGGACCACGATGAAGTCAACCTGGTCACCTGCTTCCATGGGAAGCATCTGGGTGCGAAAAAGAGCGTGGCGAGGGTCAAACGCATGGACCGCCTTCTCTCACGCCGAAATACCTATCGGGAAGAAATGGGCATCGATCTCTTGGTCAGCCCGTCGGGACTGACGGTGACCGAAATTCTCAAAATCATCCGCGACCCGGCGGCGGTCGCCGTGGAAAATTTCGCCGAGGGAAAGATCACGGTCCGTCGTTTCAAACTTCCGGAGGATTCGGCGTGGGCCTCCCGGAGGCTGCAGGACATTCAGGAGTTCCGGGACACCATCGTGGCCCTGGTGACCCGGAGCGGGAAGAGTTTCGTCCCGACCGGAACGGATACGTTGAAGGCCGCGGACTACGCCTGCATCGTATCCACCCCGGCCCGGATGCAGGAGCTTGAGAAAGAAGTGGGCTTCAAGAATGGCGGCCCGAACCGGGTGATGATCGTCGGGGGGGGGACGATCGGGGTGGGACTGGCCATGGGGCTGGAGGCCCTCGATGCGCGCGTCAAACTGATCGACAACCAGAAATCCCAGTGCGAAAAAGTTCTGGAGCGGGTCAAGCGCACGGAGGTGATTCACGGGGACGGCCTGGACCTCAGTCTGCTGAAAGAGGAAAACGTCGGATCCATGAATGTATTCGTGGCCTCTACGTCCAAGGATGAGACGAACCTCATGGCGTCCCTTCTCGCGAAACAATATGGCGTGCCCCGGGTGGTGGCCATCCTCCAATCGGTGGACAATGCTGTCATGGGTGAGAAACTGGGAATCGATTGTGCCTTCACACCCGCCGTTCTGGCGGCCGACCGCCTGTATCAATACATCATGCGCGCCCAGGTCCATGGGGTGACGTCCATCGCGGAAGGGGAGGCGGAAGTCCTCGAAATGCAGGTTCCGCCCCGATCCCCGGCCACGCATCATCCGCTCTCGAAGGTGAATTTCCCGAAGGGAAGTCTCGTGGGGGCGGTCATCCGTCACGGCGACGTAATCCTGCCCGGCGGGAGCACCCAGCTTGCCGAGGGAGATACGGTCATTCTTTTTGCCCTCACCGATGTCGCCGAGAAGGCCGAAAAGCTGATCCACGGGTAGCCCCCGCTCTGTAGCTTGACCCCATGAATATTTGGGCGGTAAGCCACCATATCGGAATTCTCCTGGTGGGATTCTGTGTGTTGCCGGCCGCAGGGTTCATTTTCGCGCTTGCGAAAGGTGAGCCGACGGTCGCCCGCGCGTTCGCGCTGACCGGCGCGCTCTCGGCGGGGATCGGCGGGCTTTTGTATCTGCTCTCGCGCCGCCCGGCGGGAAATGAGCCTCTTCGCCGGCGGGAGGCGCTCGCCCTGGTGCCGCTGGCATGGCTGGCAGGCTCCCTCCTCGCCGCGGTGCCTTTCGTGGCCTCCGGGCACACGGGATGGGTGGATGCAATCTTCGAAACGGTGAGCGGATTCACCACCACCGGGGCGAGCATTTTCCGCGATGTGGAAATCCTGCCCTCCGGCATCCTTCTCTGGCGGGCGTTGCTCCAATGGGTCGGGGGCATCGGGATCGTCGTCTTGTTCGTCGCGGTTTTTCCCGGCCTGGGTGTCGGCGGGAAGCATATGTTTCTTGCGGAGGCTCCCGGACCCGAGCAGGAAGGGTTCCTTCCGCGCATTCGTTCAACGGCGATACGTGTGGGGTGGGTCTACCTGGCCATCAGCGTACTCGGGGTGTTCGGCCTCTGGATGGCCGGAATGGGCGTGTTCGATGCGATCTGTCACATGATGGCCACACTCTCGACCGGCGGATACTCGACGCGGAACGCCAGTATCGGCGGGTTCCCAGGACCGTGGATTCCCTGGGTCACCATCCTGATCATGGCAGCCGGGGGAACCAACCTGGGTCTCTTCTATCGTATGGCCACTGGCGCCAAGCGGGTCTTCGCCGGCAATTCTGAGTTCAAATGGTACTTGGGAATCCTTATCACGGCCTCTCTTCTTCTCGCGGGCGACAACTGGCTCAAGGGGCACAACGACGGATTTGGGAGCGCACTGACGGACGGAGTCTTCACCGCCGTGTCCATCCAGACCACATCCGGATTCGCCACAAGCGACTTCCACCTCTGGTCCTCCTTCGGGAAGTGCATTCTCCTGGTGCTCATGTTCATCGGGGCCTGCTCCGGTTCGACGGGCGGCGGGTTCAAGGTGCTGCGCTTGGCCGTGGTGGTCAAGGCCGCATTTCATGAAACCCTCCGCTCCCTGAATCCCAACAAGGTGACTCTCGTCAAGATTGATGACCACGGCATCAGCCCCGAAATCCGTGAGGCCGTCCTTGGGGTGCTTGTTTTCTACCTTGGCACAGTCGCGCTGTCGATGCTCCTGGTCTCGGCGGCCGGCCTCGACCTGGAATCTGCCATCAGCGGCACGTTCGCCACGGTCGGAAATGTGGGCCCGGGTTTCGCCGTGATCGGACCTGCGTCAAACTATGCCGACGTGCCGGTGGCGGCCAAGCTGGTCTTTATTGTGGACATGCTGCTGGGTCGATTGGAATTCTATCCCCTGCTGGTTCTTTTCCACCCGGCGCTCTGGAGGAAATGACCTGCCGGCGGCAGGCGAGTCATTCTGAGCGCAGCGAAGGATCGCGTATCATTTGGTCAACGGAGTGCGACGGGAGTAGAATCGCCCGCATGTCGGATTCAGGCTGCTACCAATGCGGAGAAGCGCTCGACCCGGATCGCACGGGCCGGCTTGAGACATGCGGCAAATGCCACGCCCACGTCCGGGTCTGCTACAACTGCCGATTCTACGGCCGTGCGGCGGCGAACGAATGCGCGGAACCGGCGGCCGAGCCGGTACACCGGAAGGACAAGCCCAACAACTGTGATTTCTTCAGGCTCAGCGGGGGGAAAGCGTCTTCCGGAATATCCGAGGCCGCGGCCCGGGAACAGTTGAAGAACCTCTTTAAGAACTTCTGATCCCTGAACCATGGCGACGAAAGTAGACTACAAGTCCACGCTCAACCTCCCGAAAACGGAATTCCCGATGAAGGCGAATCTCCGCGAGCGGGAGCCCGTGATGCTCAAGGAGTGGGACGGCAACCGGATCTATGAAAAGGCCGTCGCGGCGGGGGAGGGGAAGCCGCGTTTTGTCCTTCACGACGGGCCGCCCTACGCCAACGGCCACATCCACATGGGTCACGCCCTCAACAAAATCCTGAAGGACATCGTGGTGAAGAGCAAGCTCCTGTCGGGTTTTCAGGCCCCCTACGTGCCCGGTTGGGACTGCCACGGACTACCTATCGAGCTTCAGGTTGAGCAGGAACTCGGTGAAGCCGCCAAGAAGAACCGGTCGGAGTTTGTACGTCAATGCAGGGAATACGCCCGGAAGTTCATCGAGATCCAGAAGGATGAATTCCGAAGATTGGGGGTATTCGGCGCATGGGAACGGCTCTACCAAACGATGGACCCTAAGTACGAAGCGCAGATCATCCGGGAATTCGCCGTCCTCGTGGAAAAGGGTTTCGTATCGCAACATTTGAAACCGGTCTATTGGTGCATTTCATGCCGGACGGCTCTAGCCGATGCCGAGGTGGAATACGCGGACAAGACATCTTCGTCCATCTTCGTGAAGTTTCCCATGGTTTCTTCTCCTGAACCTGAAAGGCTGGGTCTGAGTGGGGGTGCCTATGCCATTGTGTGGACGACGACCCCATGGACGCTTCCGGCCAACGTGGCGTTGTGCTTCCATCCTGACAAGGACTACTCCAGCGTCGCTGTGGGTGGAGAGGCATGGATCATCGCGACGGACCGTACTGCTTCATTGCAAACCACGCTGGGGGTCAAGGATTGGGATGCCGTTGCTGGAACCATTGAGAAGTTCCGAGGGAGTGAGTTGATGGGTACTTCATTCCGGACTCCCTTGCGGGATGAGAATGTGCCGATTGTGTTTGACGATTCAGTGAGCATGGAGGAGGGGACGGGCATAGTTCATATTGCACCGGGTCACGGAGAGGAGGACTACCGAATCGGCCGGAAACCGGAAAATCGGCTGCCGATCCTGTCTCCCGTCAACGAAGCCGGAATATTTACTGCTGACGCCGGTGAATTCGCCGGGAAGCAGGTCTTCAAGGCGAATGGTGACATCGTGGAGCGATTGAAATCAAAAGGCCTCCTGGTCCATGGCGGAAGCATCACGCATTCCTATCCGCACTGCTGGCGATGCCACCAGCCCGTGATCTTCCGGGCCAGCAAGCAGTGGTTCATGAGTCTTGAGCAGGACGGTCTCAGGGAGAAAGCCGGTTCGTGGATTCATGGAAAAGTGAAATGGATTCCTTCCTGGGGGGAGGATCGAATCGGAAACATGGTCAAGACGCGGCCGGACTGGTGTCTTTCGCGGCAACGCCTTTGGGGTGT
The sequence above is drawn from the Nitrospirota bacterium genome and encodes:
- the ileS gene encoding isoleucine--tRNA ligase; this encodes MATKVDYKSTLNLPKTEFPMKANLREREPVMLKEWDGNRIYEKAVAAGEGKPRFVLHDGPPYANGHIHMGHALNKILKDIVVKSKLLSGFQAPYVPGWDCHGLPIELQVEQELGEAAKKNRSEFVRQCREYARKFIEIQKDEFRRLGVFGAWERLYQTMDPKYEAQIIREFAVLVEKGFVSQHLKPVYWCISCRTALADAEVEYADKTSSSIFVKFPMVSSPEPERLGLSGGAYAIVWTTTPWTLPANVALCFHPDKDYSSVAVGGEAWIIATDRTASLQTTLGVKDWDAVAGTIEKFRGSELMGTSFRTPLRDENVPIVFDDSVSMEEGTGIVHIAPGHGEEDYRIGRKPENRLPILSPVNEAGIFTADAGEFAGKQVFKANGDIVERLKSKGLLVHGGSITHSYPHCWRCHQPVIFRASKQWFMSLEQDGLREKAGSWIHGKVKWIPSWGEDRIGNMVKTRPDWCLSRQRLWGVPIVALVCPECPGYYLDADFARKVASEVEQHGLEIWFDRPVEHWFGGPKVCEVCRKGHLRKVDDILDVWVDSGLSYAAVLEKRKELAFPADLYLEGSDQHRGWFHSALLLSLATRGKEPYKSVLTHGFVVDGEGKKMSKSAGNVMAPQKIIDRYGAEIIRLWVASEDYSEDIRLSEEILSRLADAYRRIRNTCRFMLGNLYDFSPDGPGVKESDLTELDRWALHRTAELSAQLREAYASYSFHTVYHALHNFCVVDLSAIYLDVLKDRLYSDAPTGRVRRSAQRALFEIVRSLSRQMAPVLSFLADEVWRHLPAWSGKPESVFLSGADDPVVAYRDDSLGRRWENLIALRKEVMKALEAKRAAKVIGSAQEAQLRLCLPGQPALDPSHASESFLASLFIVSGVTLETEMGPGPDVFEGTESFKGVKVRVDRATGQKCVRCWRWTEDVRASSGLCGRCEIVLQERGGSIGN
- a CDS encoding TrkH family potassium uptake protein, which codes for MNIWAVSHHIGILLVGFCVLPAAGFIFALAKGEPTVARAFALTGALSAGIGGLLYLLSRRPAGNEPLRRREALALVPLAWLAGSLLAAVPFVASGHTGWVDAIFETVSGFTTTGASIFRDVEILPSGILLWRALLQWVGGIGIVVLFVAVFPGLGVGGKHMFLAEAPGPEQEGFLPRIRSTAIRVGWVYLAISVLGVFGLWMAGMGVFDAICHMMATLSTGGYSTRNASIGGFPGPWIPWVTILIMAAGGTNLGLFYRMATGAKRVFAGNSEFKWYLGILITASLLLAGDNWLKGHNDGFGSALTDGVFTAVSIQTTSGFATSDFHLWSSFGKCILLVLMFIGACSGSTGGGFKVLRLAVVVKAAFHETLRSLNPNKVTLVKIDDHGISPEIREAVLGVLVFYLGTVALSMLLVSAAGLDLESAISGTFATVGNVGPGFAVIGPASNYADVPVAAKLVFIVDMLLGRLEFYPLLVLFHPALWRK
- a CDS encoding Crp/Fnr family transcriptional regulator, with the protein product MVSPEALGRIPIFNNLTREHLTLLAPSIKEQEFKKGRIIVHQDEKGSIFFVMESGLAKVTMTGKEGKEITLSYIKPGEFFGEMALLDGRPRSASVVAVEDSVVMVLTRDEFLGYVRQNPEIGIKMLEVLSERIRYADQKIGLLTLADVQSKLVHYFIHLASRLGVPTVDGILIENRPTHEAMAAELGTTRETITRVLGDLKRNGYLKISRKTLLLSNRLFIKK
- a CDS encoding SRPBCC family protein; protein product: MNAVRRIATGIIVLVAILFVVSFFLPSQWSVERSSVIKAPPEAIFVHLNSFKNWKAWSPWEGKDPQMTMSYEGPEEGVGAATRWDSPKMGKGTMTLTESVPPQKVVYDLDISEGKYRMKGSFTLTPGGEGTTVTWRDEGDVGKNPIGKYFALLMPRMIAKDFDEGLANLKKLLEGGPQG
- the trkA gene encoding Trk system potassium transporter TrkA — encoded protein: MNIIVAGLGEVGFHLVRRLYKQGHNISAVDADEEKTRRVTAEMDVKIVRGHAASAKTLQQAGCAQADLLLAVTDHDEVNLVTCFHGKHLGAKKSVARVKRMDRLLSRRNTYREEMGIDLLVSPSGLTVTEILKIIRDPAAVAVENFAEGKITVRRFKLPEDSAWASRRLQDIQEFRDTIVALVTRSGKSFVPTGTDTLKAADYACIVSTPARMQELEKEVGFKNGGPNRVMIVGGGTIGVGLAMGLEALDARVKLIDNQKSQCEKVLERVKRTEVIHGDGLDLSLLKEENVGSMNVFVASTSKDETNLMASLLAKQYGVPRVVAILQSVDNAVMGEKLGIDCAFTPAVLAADRLYQYIMRAQVHGVTSIAEGEAEVLEMQVPPRSPATHHPLSKVNFPKGSLVGAVIRHGDVILPGGSTQLAEGDTVILFALTDVAEKAEKLIHG